Proteins from a genomic interval of Oncorhynchus mykiss isolate Arlee chromosome 21, USDA_OmykA_1.1, whole genome shotgun sequence:
- the LOC110500395 gene encoding lysophospholipid acyltransferase LPCAT4 translates to MERRDSRQATSDYPHPFIHKLKLTRAQRIRGIVLGTILFPIRIFLVALCFLMMWPIARLRLAGLSEEERSRPVVAGWRWWLLHSIIRFLSRAAFFFLGFWVRVKGRRAGRKEAPVLAVAPHSSFLDMLVLPETQLATVVSRSENQKIPVIGALLEFNQSVMVNRKNPESRKQAIAQIIERLTSNGYWPQMLMFPEGTTTNGTILIKFKRGAFLAGVPVQPVLLHYPNKLDTVRWTHKGTTWIETLWHTCSQLYTNVTVEYLPVYTPSQEEKDDPNLYADNVQKLMAKTLGIPATDHVMEGRVPTRMLGGLSLPLEPPARETLSLLHKDGLRESEVEAALTQMIDRCQSEQGWRAVVDELVPLMGLTDRQTAAKICGLYSKDDKVDLRQIYLSVAAVSSFMDFKSLLHIAFTLYDREGSGSLTAVDVSDLMGALVGSPQYHTEELYSELSRRGVPTEQELFRVLTTHPTYQKLISEYLTSEGAESTTPSTPLFNGKVGNNNEGLPNDNRSALFHKTADNSSALPHKKDD, encoded by the exons ATGGAGAGGCGGGACAGTCGCCAAGCAACATCCGATTACCCTCACCCATTTATACACAAACTGAAACTGACCAGGGCACAGAGAATACGG GGCATTGTGTTGGGCACCATCCTCTTCCCCATACGAATCTTCCTGGTCGCCCTCTGCTTTCTGATGATGTGGCCTATTGCCCGGCTGCGTTTGGCCGGCTTGTCAGAGGAGGAACGCTCCCGGCCAGTAGTGGCGGGGTGGCGTTGGTGGCTGCTACATTCCATCATCCGGTTCCTGAGCCGGGCAGCGTTTTTCTTCCTGGGGTTCTGGGTCCGGGTTAAAGGACGTAGGGCAGGACGTAAGGAGGCTCCTGTGCTGGCAGTGGCGCCTCACAGTAGCTTCCTGGACATGTTGGTACTGCCGGAAACCCAGTTAGCTACAGTGGTGTCCCGATCGGAAAACCAAAAAATCCCTGTTATAGGGG CCCTCCTGGAGTTTAACCAGTCAGTGATGGTAAATAGGAAGAATCCAGAGTCCAGGAAACAAGCTATTGCGCAGATCATAGAGAGGCTCACCTCCAACGGCTACTGGCCACAG atgCTGATGTTCCCAGAAGGCACCACTACGAACGGCACCATTCTCATCAAGTTTAAACGTG GTGCCTTCCTGGCTGGAGTCCCAGTCCAACCAGTCCTGCTGCACTACCCCAACAAACTG GATACTGTGCGCTGGACCCACAAGGGCACAACCTG GATTGAGACACTGTGGCACACCTGCTCTCAGCTCTACACTAACGTTACTGTTGAG TATCTGCCAGTATACACCCCCTCTCAGGAAGAGAAGGATGACCCTAACCTGTATGCAGACAATGTCCAGAAACTCATGGCCAA GACTCTGGGTATCCCAGCTACAGACCATGTGATGGAGGGGCGTGTTCCTACCAGAATGCTAGGGGGGCTCTCCCTCCCCCTAGAACCCCCAGCCAGAGAAACCCTCTCACTGCTGCACAAAGACGG tCTCAGAGAGTCAGAGGTTGAGGCGGCACTAACTCAGATGATTGACCGTTGTCAGTccgaacagggttggagggctgTTGTGGATGAGCTGGTCCCTCTTatgggactgactgacagacagactgctgCTAAGATCTGTGGTCTCTACTCAAAG GATGACAAGGTGGATCTCAGACAGATCTATCTAAGTGTTGCAGCTGTCTCCAGCTTTATGGACTTCAAGTCTCTCCTTCACATCGCCTTCACT ctgtATGACAGAGAGGGTAGTGGCAGTCTGACAGCGGTGGATGTGTCTGACCTGATGGGGGCGCTAGTGGGGAGTCCTCAATACCACACAGAGGAGCTGTACTCAGAACTGTCCCGGAGAGGCGTGCCCACTGAAC AGGAGCTGTTCAGAGTGCTGACCACCCATCCCACCTATCAGAAGCTGATCAGTGAGTACCTCACATCTGAGGGGGCTGAGTCTACAACACCATCTACTCCTCTGTTCAATGGGAAGGTTGGGAACAATAATGAAGGATTGCCTAACGACAACAGATCGGCGTTGTTTCATAAAACCGCTGATAACAGCTCGGCTCTACCCCACAAGAAGGATGACTAA
- the LOC110500396 gene encoding H/ACA ribonucleoprotein complex subunit 3, whose protein sequence is MFLQFYLNENGERDYTLKKVDLLGQPTSSAHPARFSPDDKFSRHRVTLKKRFGLLLTQQPRPVL, encoded by the exons ATGTTTCTGCAGTTCTACTTGAacgagaatggggagagagattACACTCTGAAG AAGGTGGATCTATTGGGCCAGCCCACCAGCTCTGCCCATCCCGCCCGCTTCTCGCCTGACGACAAGTTCTCCCGGCACCGGGTAACTCTGAAGAAACGCTTCGGCCTCCTCCTCACCCAGCAGCCCAGACCAGTTCTGTGA